From the Sphingomonas phyllosphaerae 5.2 genome, one window contains:
- the paoC gene encoding aldehyde oxidoreductase molybdenum-binding subunit PaoC, with translation MKFDIPAGKNPIDQLKVIGKPTDRIDGPLKVSGTAPYAFERNDVAPNHAYGVIVGAAVAKGRITRIDSSDALRAPGVLAVVTYENAGKLGKAKAHTATMLAGPTVEHYDQAVAVVVAETFEQARDGAKRVRVDYARAGGKYELAAAKDGAPIAKGDKMKTARGDFAGAFAGAPVKLDATYTTPDQSHMMMEPHATIAAWNGDQLTLWTSNQMIAWGVRDMSETLLVPKDKIRLISPYVGGGFGGKLWVRSDAVMAALAAKAAGRPVKVALARPQLMNNTTHRPATIQRIRIGAEKSGKITAIAHQTWSGDLPGGGPETAANQTQLLYAGANRLTETHLAVLDLPEANAMRAPGEAPGMMALEVAMDEMAEKLGMDPVRFRVVNDTMVDPEQPERKFSDRNLVRCLEQGANAFGWERRSAKPGQVRDGDWLVGMGMAAAFRNNMNMKSAARVGVDREGVVTVATDMTDIGTGSYTIIAQTAAEMLGVPLDKVVVLLGDSSFPVSSGSGGQWGGNSSTAGVYAACVDLRRRIAQKLGFNSDDVTFADGKVTSGNRSVELAKAAGDDGISGEDAMEYGTLEKDYAQATFGAHFVEAAVNAYTGEIRVRRMSGVYDAGRILNPKSARSQVIGGMTMGIGAALMEDAVVDPRFGYFVNHDLAEYHVPVHLDVPHQEVVFLDTLDDKTSPMKAKGVGELGLCGAAAAVANAVYNACGVRIRDYPLTLDKVLKDLPMA, from the coding sequence ATGAAGTTCGATATTCCCGCCGGCAAGAACCCGATCGACCAGTTGAAGGTCATCGGCAAGCCGACAGACCGCATCGACGGTCCGCTGAAGGTCAGCGGCACCGCCCCCTACGCGTTCGAGCGCAACGACGTCGCACCCAATCATGCCTATGGCGTGATCGTGGGCGCAGCCGTGGCGAAGGGCCGGATTACCCGCATCGACAGCAGCGACGCGTTGCGCGCGCCGGGCGTGCTGGCGGTGGTGACGTATGAGAATGCCGGCAAGCTCGGCAAGGCGAAGGCGCATACCGCCACGATGCTCGCCGGTCCGACGGTCGAGCATTACGATCAGGCGGTCGCCGTGGTGGTCGCCGAAACCTTCGAGCAGGCACGCGATGGCGCGAAGCGCGTGCGCGTCGACTATGCCCGCGCCGGCGGCAAGTACGAGCTGGCGGCCGCCAAGGACGGTGCGCCGATCGCCAAGGGCGACAAGATGAAGACTGCACGCGGCGACTTCGCGGGCGCGTTCGCCGGCGCGCCCGTCAAGCTCGACGCGACCTACACCACCCCCGACCAGAGCCACATGATGATGGAGCCGCACGCGACCATTGCGGCGTGGAACGGCGATCAGCTGACCTTGTGGACCAGCAATCAGATGATCGCATGGGGCGTGCGCGACATGAGCGAGACGTTGCTGGTTCCCAAGGACAAGATACGGCTCATCTCCCCTTACGTCGGCGGCGGCTTCGGCGGCAAATTGTGGGTGCGCTCCGACGCAGTGATGGCCGCGCTGGCCGCGAAGGCAGCGGGGCGGCCGGTAAAGGTCGCGCTGGCGCGTCCGCAGCTGATGAACAACACCACCCACCGGCCGGCGACGATCCAGCGGATCCGCATCGGTGCCGAGAAATCGGGCAAGATCACCGCGATCGCGCACCAGACATGGTCGGGTGACCTGCCCGGGGGCGGACCAGAGACTGCGGCCAACCAGACCCAATTGCTTTACGCGGGCGCGAACCGCCTGACCGAAACGCATCTGGCGGTGCTAGACCTGCCAGAGGCGAATGCGATGCGCGCGCCCGGCGAGGCGCCGGGCATGATGGCACTGGAAGTCGCGATGGACGAGATGGCGGAGAAGCTGGGCATGGACCCGGTGCGCTTCCGCGTCGTCAACGACACGATGGTCGACCCCGAGCAGCCGGAACGTAAATTCTCCGATCGCAATCTCGTGCGTTGCCTGGAGCAAGGCGCCAACGCGTTCGGATGGGAACGCCGCAGCGCGAAGCCCGGTCAGGTCCGTGACGGCGACTGGCTGGTCGGCATGGGCATGGCGGCGGCGTTCCGCAACAACATGAACATGAAGTCGGCGGCGCGCGTCGGCGTCGATCGCGAGGGGGTGGTGACGGTCGCTACCGACATGACCGACATCGGCACCGGCAGCTACACGATCATCGCGCAGACCGCCGCGGAGATGCTGGGCGTGCCGCTCGACAAGGTCGTCGTGCTGCTGGGTGACAGCAGTTTCCCGGTGTCCTCGGGATCGGGTGGACAATGGGGCGGCAACAGCTCGACGGCGGGCGTCTATGCCGCGTGCGTCGACCTCCGCCGCCGGATCGCGCAGAAGCTTGGCTTCAACTCGGACGACGTGACCTTCGCCGACGGCAAGGTGACCAGCGGCAACCGCTCCGTCGAGCTCGCCAAGGCGGCGGGCGACGACGGGATCAGCGGAGAGGATGCGATGGAATATGGCACGCTGGAGAAGGACTATGCGCAGGCGACCTTCGGCGCGCATTTCGTCGAAGCGGCGGTGAACGCCTATACCGGCGAGATCCGCGTGCGCCGAATGTCGGGCGTTTATGACGCCGGCCGCATCCTCAACCCCAAGTCGGCGCGCAGCCAGGTGATCGGCGGCATGACGATGGGGATCGGCGCCGCGTTGATGGAAGATGCCGTAGTCGATCCGCGTTTCGGCTATTTCGTAAACCACGACCTCGCGGAATATCACGTCCCGGTCCACCTCGACGTGCCGCATCAGGAGGTCGTCTTCCTCGACACGCTCGACGACAAGACGTCGCCGATGAAGGCAAAGGGTGTCGGCGAACTCGGGCTGTGCGGCGCGGCGGCAGCGGTCGCGAACGCGGTCTACAACGCGTGCGGCGTGCGAATCCGTGACTATCCGCTGACGCTCGACAAGGTGCTGAAGGACTTGCCGATGGCGTGA
- a CDS encoding FAD binding domain-containing protein produces MKPFTYERATSPAAAAAAVAAKPGAKFVAGGTNLLDLMKLQVETPTHLVDVNRLGLDTIAATPEGGLRVGALVRNTALAADPRVRSDYGVLSRALLSGASGQLRNKATTAGNLLQRTRCPYFYDTNQACNKRKPGSGCAALGGYSRALAVIGTSKDCIATHPSDMAVAMRALDATVETVDAGGRVRAIAIADFHRLPGNTPWIETVLNPGEMITAVTLPAPVRGTHIYRKVRDRASYAFATISVAAILPESGTPRFAFGGLAHKPWRVAAAETRMDGGAKAIAAAALAGSTPTSQNAYKLPLVERTLAAVLAEGRAA; encoded by the coding sequence ATGAAGCCTTTCACCTACGAGCGCGCGACCAGCCCCGCCGCTGCGGCAGCAGCGGTCGCGGCGAAACCCGGCGCGAAGTTCGTGGCAGGCGGCACCAACCTGCTCGACCTGATGAAGCTGCAGGTCGAGACGCCGACGCACCTCGTCGACGTCAACCGCCTTGGCCTCGATACGATCGCGGCGACGCCGGAGGGCGGTCTGCGTGTGGGCGCACTGGTCCGCAACACGGCGCTGGCCGCCGATCCGCGCGTGCGAAGTGACTACGGCGTGCTCAGCCGCGCGCTGCTGTCGGGCGCATCGGGGCAATTGCGCAACAAGGCGACCACCGCCGGCAACCTGCTCCAGCGGACGCGCTGCCCGTATTTCTACGACACCAACCAGGCGTGCAACAAGCGCAAGCCGGGCTCCGGCTGTGCGGCCCTGGGCGGCTACAGCCGTGCACTGGCGGTGATCGGGACGAGCAAGGATTGCATCGCAACCCATCCCAGCGACATGGCAGTGGCGATGCGCGCCCTCGATGCGACGGTGGAGACGGTCGACGCCGGAGGACGGGTGCGCGCGATCGCCATCGCCGACTTCCATCGCCTGCCCGGCAACACGCCGTGGATCGAGACCGTGCTGAATCCGGGCGAGATGATCACCGCCGTCACCCTGCCAGCGCCGGTGCGCGGCACGCACATCTACCGCAAGGTGCGCGACCGCGCCTCCTACGCCTTCGCCACGATATCGGTCGCCGCGATCCTGCCGGAGAGCGGTACGCCGCGCTTCGCGTTCGGCGGCCTTGCGCACAAGCCGTGGCGGGTCGCGGCCGCGGAGACGCGTATGGACGGTGGCGCGAAGGCGATCGCCGCCGCCGCGCTGGCCGGCTCCACCCCCACCTCGCAGAACGCCTATAAACTGCCGCTGGTCGAGCGTACGCTCGCCGCGGTGCTCGCCGAAGGACGCGCGGCATGA
- the paoA gene encoding aldehyde dehydrogenase iron-sulfur subunit PaoA, whose product MTDSTGISLTRRGALVSGAAAASSAALPVDALPLPAEAPAATMPVAFTVNGKKRTLDLDPRVTLLDALREHLHLTGSKKGCDHGQCGACTVMVEGKRINSCLTLAVMHDGDDITTIEGLGKPGDLHPMQAAFVKHDGYQCGYCTPGQIMAAVAMLQEIKDGVPSYVSSDLTAGSRLDAQEVRERMSGNICRCAAYSNIVAAIADVAGAENVA is encoded by the coding sequence ATGACCGACAGCACCGGAATTTCCCTCACGCGCCGGGGGGCGCTCGTCAGCGGCGCGGCCGCGGCTTCCTCTGCGGCGCTCCCCGTCGATGCGCTGCCGCTGCCCGCCGAGGCGCCCGCCGCGACGATGCCCGTCGCCTTCACCGTCAACGGGAAGAAGCGCACGCTGGACCTCGACCCGCGCGTGACACTGCTGGATGCCTTGCGCGAGCATCTGCACCTGACCGGCAGCAAGAAGGGGTGCGACCATGGCCAATGCGGCGCGTGCACGGTGATGGTGGAGGGCAAGCGGATCAATTCCTGCCTGACGCTGGCGGTGATGCACGACGGCGACGACATCACCACCATCGAGGGCCTGGGTAAGCCGGGCGACCTGCATCCGATGCAGGCCGCGTTCGTGAAGCACGACGGCTATCAGTGCGGTTACTGCACACCCGGGCAGATCATGGCGGCAGTCGCGATGTTGCAGGAGATCAAGGACGGGGTGCCGAGCTACGTCTCGTCCGATCTCACCGCCGGATCGCGCCTCGACGCGCAGGAGGTGCGCGAGCGGATGAGCGGCAACATCTGCCGCTGTGCCGCATATTCGAACATCGTCGCGGCCATCGCCGACGTCGCCGGCGCGGAGAATGTTGCATGA